From the Anopheles merus strain MAF chromosome 2L, AmerM5.1, whole genome shotgun sequence genome, the window ACGCGAACGCTCATTCAGAACGGAAACTGCGCGCCGTCCActctgtgctgtgctgtgttaaATAACGCGATCTGGTTCCAGCGTGTACCACACACCCCGAAAAAAACGGGGGAGCAATTGCAATTAACAACAATGGAtccaatgctgctgctgcactcgaGCATGATTTGGAGCATGTGAAGTAGAGCTTTGCAGATGAATCTATGCTCGAGCACAATGTGTACCATGCACAcacccctttttttcgtttagcTGGCTGGGAAACACGTTTAACCATAGAACTGTTCATTTTGACTTGGACTGGCATTCTTACTTAACTCAGGCCTGAAATAGGCAATAACTTTACATTGTAACCTGTATTGTGACACCTTCCATATGAATAGTTTCACTGATAACGCTCCTTTGCTGTGCTAGAAGGTGGAAACACAAATGGAATGTAAATTTTACCCATTTCCAAACGATCCGTATCCGGAAACAACCATTCGATTAGACTCGAACGGCAAAGAGACGGTTGCATTCCAACGAGGCGTTCGAAACCGTAGTGACATACATCGTAAAAGGGGTGGTGGGCTAGAAATATGTATCAAACGACCGCCGGAGCGTGTTGTGACCAATGTTTCTAATCAAATTCGAATAAGCTACAATTAGAAACGGACCCCAACCAGTCATTTtcttaaaatgaaaaataaattaccaCATCTCGCCATCAGCCAACCTCCTGCGTAGCGTAGAACCCGCGGGAACCCGAAACTaatgaaagcaataaattGACACCCGcgataacacacacaaaaaaagggccGACGATAAAGAAAAAGCCATGCACCAAGACGAAATGGAAAGAAGGCTACTTTCCGTTGGGAGACAGAGGGCGCAGTGCGTGTAAGCCCTCCAACGGTTGAAGGAAGTGATGACAATGCAGCGTGACGAAGCCGTTCTACGGTGGTAAAGCTGCACGATGCACTTTCCTTTGCGCGATGCAAACGAACTCTGTCGGCTGAGTCAAGCGTTAAAGCGTTCGACTAAAAGTGGACGAAACGAATGTGACAGACGCTTGTGAAGTGGGTTGTATCGGCACGATGACGGGCCGCGAATGAAGTTTGCTCAAGATCATGTGGCAAGAGCATTTAATGCTCCTCCAGCAAAAAGGCCAATAACTTAAATTCAAACCGTTACAAATTATTAAAAGCTTCTttcaaaaatcataaaattctTCGTTTCTTTCAAACGGCTCAGTAGCAGAACGACCTCTTGAAAATGGCCGCAACGAAACATACCAATAATGCTAGCACTCCACACAGCCCACGGAACAAGCAGCTACCAGAAATACTCGCGACCGTATCGGACATGCTCGATCTGGTAAGCTGACAAATCCCTAACGAGGCACCGAAACGGAGGCAGCCAACAACGTCTGGATAATCTTGCACTTGATCGATTCCTCTCGCCCTCAATCCGGTTTGAATTGCCCCAGACGTGGGCTGCTGTATTGTAATTCAGCTGCACCGTGTTAAATCTGGAGCGACCGTTCTCTGGACCCCCGCCCCAAGAGAACTCTCAAAACTCTGCACAATCAATCATCATGCCAAATGCCGTAGCCAGAAAACCATTAGAATGCGTAAGAATTCCGAAATACGCTCATGAAACTATCTCTGCCAAAAAGCGTTCATAATggcatgtaaaaaaaagctagACGTAAAATAGCAACTATTGCTATTATATTTATGCTTTCCCTTACTGAGCTTAAACCAGTTGAAGGGAACTTCCGCCCTCCAGAGTAATATGTCCACATCCTGCGACGTGTGCGATGGCCGACGCCACCGCTCCGCATGTTTGTGGTTTTATCAAAAATGGGTGTCATTTCCCGCGAGTTAGGAAgagggaagaagagaaaaaacccCTCCCCATGATAACTGAGAAGATTTATTTCGTTTCCGATTACGATTCTAACCACCAAATGCTCACGCAGCAGCAGATTGCCCGCGCTCCGAAGGGAAAGCTTACGGAATGGAGCCGCATGATCAAAGCGATTGGGTGGCTTTTTGGGGTATGATTAATTGTTTTCAGGATAGTGCCGataggtgtgtgcgtgtgtccgCCACCTGCCAGTGTTATGGAACGTTGCGTCCTCGTTGGCGGAAAAGAGCCACGGAAGAAGATATGACTCCGGTGATAGCAGCAGacagcagacggcaaacgatcAACGATCGCGTCCTCTTGTCAGCGCTAGTCATCATCCCGTAGACAACTCACTTAAACCGGTAGCTATTTCCTTGAGGCATGGGTCGAACATTCTTTTATTTTCGCCAAGAGATAAACGGATAGCAGCGAGCTGCAACAGGTTTCGGGAAATACGCTCCAcagcctacacacacacacagctctaTAGGTGTCATGAATTGATGCCCTGTGGGCAACAATTAGCAAGTGAGTGTAGAAACGACATACCACAGCGTTGTGTATAGGACCCACTGCTCTAAAGAGGTTCGTGCCAGGGATTTATTACAACCAATTAATCTTCACGGTAACAAGCGTTGTTACTTCCCTGCACAACAGTCTTGTACGTTTCGTCTGCCCGGGAGATCTTTCGGCGAGCTCTCGTGATCCACCAAAAGAAAGCATCTTCCACGTCGCGATCGTTGCCAGGGGTTCCAAtataattatcatttaaatataaaaaaagtccCACGCTCAATTTAGCTGAAGCTGAGTACGATACGAATACGACAATTATAATATAAAAACCCTCCCAGTAATGGGTCGTGAATGTTAAGTAAAAAGCCCACCCCAAGATATACACCGCCCACTGACTTGTGGTTCCAACCGTCTTGACTCACTTTCTTGCGAAACGCGCCGCCAACATGCGTGGGGGTCGGTCGGTACTCGGGTGCTGTACAACGGTGTCGTTCGCCGACCGCCACTCAAGCAAACGCAATCTGGAAAGAGATATCCTCTCCCACGCAATGCAACCTCCCAGACATTGtcctccaagtgtgtgtgtgtgtttcgaacTAACGTCGTCATCGTCAAAGGGAAAGGACATACTTTGTAGTCTGCGGTGGTGGTTCACTCCTTATAGGAAGAGGGACAAGTTGAATTTTATGAAAAGTTTTGATCTGCTTACCTGTATTCGAACTGCATCTTGCGTTCGATGCTGGCGTTGACAATTGGTGGGGGGTTTGAGAACTATCGGTGGTACCTCATTCGTGCTGCGAATTGTTTCTTCGTTTTGTGCCTTAATACACTCTCCAAGCAACGTCTACTGCGCCTCAGCGAATGAAAGTGATCCAAATatccaccgtttttttttcacaccgCACCTTCACCAACTCTTGGATGACAATTTTTAACAACGCCTACTGCCTTGCACGCTTTACGCTCCACAAAGGCCCTACTACCAAACGACATGCCCCATAGGGAGAATGTGAGAAGATAAGCCACCGTCGCCCGTGGTAACAACGGACGCACACTCGCGGAGGTCGCGGTTTTGGCCGTTATAATTGGAGCCGAGACGTTAAACTCGAGAAGTTGTCGTGGGCACACTTGAGCACAGAAAACcggtaaaacaacaaaacagcaccAGGGCGAgcgcgtgctgctgctgctggtaggtACACGCCAAATTCACAGCACCGACAGCAACGAAAATGTGTGCTCCACTCCGAAACCGAACCGCCTAAACGAGATCTCCTTCTAAACACAAGCACAGGTCGCGAATGCTGAGGATGGGGAGTAGGGCGCAACAAATAGGTTTTGCAGGCTTTATATTCCACCCAacgcttggtggtggtggttcgaCCACTTTTCACAAACTATTCGTGTACGGGCTGACACAATCGGGGCGCACTGGTGGAAACTGCGATTCTAGGcgtgcacaaacacactgtaTGATCATAGCCTTCTAGGGACGTTTTCTAACTTCTTTATCTTCACGAAGGCCACCGCAAAGGTGAGCTGCCGTTGGCATTTGGTTCGTGTTAGGACGATCGCGTGAAGTTTGTCGTTGCGTTTCTTTGCGAACTTACTGCAACGTGAACCACTGATCCGtccatttttttctaaatataTTTTCACTACACACTATGCAAGTGATTCGTCTCCGCTAAATGTAACCAATTTAGCGATATCCCACACGGGTGACACAACACGATAATGCGCACCGCATACACGCGTGGCTGTTTACTTTCGCTTTGAGCGCGCGTGCGTCTTCGCCCCGTTCACTCGATCGACTGTGATCCGCGGCATGATCCGCGGCTCGTCGTAGCCCTTCCAggtgactgtgtgtgtatgtgtgtatgcgcttttgttttgtatcgctctctcgctcgcaaCCGGCTCATTCATGCActcgctctttctcgctctcccaTACGCATTCTCTTCGTACGTTTGTTTAGCTTCTTTTACCTTTGCTCGTTTTTACGCAAACAAACCCCCCTCCACTCCATGCCGCTTTTTACTCACttcaccccacacacacaggcatacgatgtgtgtttcctttttggttTGCATTCTACCTACACGATCGTCCTACACAGTACCGCGCATCGTTTTCCGTCCTTTACCCCGGTGGTCTCTCTTTCCGTTCGTAATCCATCACGTTTACCTCAACATTtccgccgtgtgtgtgtgtttttttttcttctctccttcCTTACTTCACTTACCTTACTTATCCTTCCTGCTTACATATTCCCGACAATTCCACCCCGCTTTTGTCTGTTTTGTGGTAattcttcctttttcattgttatgCCCATGCTGCTACTGCCGTAGCGGTCGATAGCGGTCTTTCCCCCCGTCGGCCACGTGTTGAGACCGGAGAACCGGTTGCTCGCCGGTGCCAGGCTGTTGTAACGGCTAGTTCTgggagctttttttatttccgaAAATGTACGTGCGAGCGCCTTTTTTACGGTTGCCTAACTTTGGTGGGAAACCGGAAACGACATTTCTATTATACGTATCGTAAGGACCTAGGGTGATATGTAGCGTGTAAAAAGGGGTCCGAATAAGGATAGAAGAATTTGTAATTAAAtgacacaattaaaaacaCACCAGAATGTGCCACATTTCTAAGCATGGAATTGTAttgtgttttaaaatgaaaactttATTCGTTACGTATAATTCTTACTTCCTCCACATCAAACCATCGATCCTTCAACATCCATCCCACCGGCCGAATCATCCGCCGGTGGATTGACCAGTGCGGCCGGAATATTTAGCGTCTTACCCGGGCACAGCGCTTCATACTGATGTTTCAGGCTCTCCAGCTCAAAGTTACAGGTGGCCAGTGCGGTCCGCAATTCGCACAGCAACACCATATCCGATCGCAGCTCATTGAACGCCACACAAATATCTTCTACCGGGGGTGGATTCGGGTCCACCTTGAACTCCTGCAGTGCCTGCTCGAGCGCCTTCGCTTTCTTCTGGCCAACGTTGGCGGGCAGTTTCATCTTTTGCGATCTCAACGACACACCCGTGCCACGCAGATCCGTAAACTTAATGCCAGCGCTCTCCACTGCGCTTACCACCGAATCCACCTTGGACGTGCGTGGCTGCTGTTGGATCTTTTTCTTGTTCAGCTTTTTGTCCTGCTTTTTGTGCGATGTGTTCTGGGTACCGTGGGGCTGCGTTTGGctatgatgctgctgctgctccttctgATGGTGTTCCGTCTGTTGCTGGTCGGCCTGCGAGATGAGCTTCTGCAGATCTTGCGTCTTGCGCTCGCGCTCCTTCTTGCGTGCTTCGATCTTCTTCAGCTCGTTCAGCAACTGTTGCTCCTCCTCCACCTGCTTCGATGTGCGGTCGAACAGCTTCTTCAGCTGCTCCTTTCGGCGCCGCTCGTGCTCCGCATCGAACACGTACACCTTCTTCTCGACACCGCCCTGCCCGTTGGCGTTGCGTACTTTGTTCAATATGCCCACCACCTCGTAGTAGCGCTCCTTCAGATCTTCCACCGATTTGATGCCATAGTTTGCCCGCTCCCAACGGTCGCACATGATGATGAACCGAACATCGAACCGTTTGGCCAGATCGAACAGATGGTCCGTCTGCTGTTTGGTCCACTTCGTTGTTTTGAGATGCGCATTGTAATCGTTCAGCGTGTAGGTGGGAATGTCCAGCTGCTTGTTAAACCGGGCGAACGGATACTCCTTCGGCTCGTCCGTCACGCGCTTCCAGTGGTGAAAGACGGCCCCATCAGTACGGGCCGGATTAACGAACGGTGCCCACTCCCAGCGGCGCACCTTTTTCATGCCCAATCGGGCCTTCGTCTTCTTGTAGCCGGAAACGGTATCCGTTGGCAGAAGCGGTGGTGCATCCTTGTTGTCATTGTACAGCAGAGCAAACACCTCCCGGTGCATACCTTCAGGACGTTTGGCCACAATTTTCCTACAAACAGCGAAGCGAATGAGTAAATCTACACCCAAAACCCGTATCCACGGATGACTTCTAGCCTACCTTTCGACAGTGCGTTTCTTGGAGTTGAGCAGTGCTTCCTTCGTTAACTCCGGCGTCACCGGACGCTCCAGCTCAAGAATATCCCGCACATCAGCCATGATGTGAGAAAATATTTAGACAAATCTAAATAAATTTACAATAAATATCGTTCACTttacaatgttttgtttgttttttccacAACTGGGGAAGAGCGTCCATTATTTGACGTTTCTTTTCCGAATCCTCTAGTTCGATCAAGAGCTATAAACGCATTGAAAAAGCAACAATGCGTTTCACTGTTTGTCGCGTGGATGACAAAATTTGAAACCAACACGTAAtttattttcgatttcgcaTTTCAACGgataagaattaaaaaaaaaacgctagtCGTACTACTATCATTCAGAGTTCTTGTTTATTAACGAATTATTTTAATCCCTGCCAACCATACACATAGCATGTGTAACTAGTTTTAACATTATCCTACACCATCGAATCAACTTATAGTTTCTTCTCTACATTATTGTTCACTATTGACTAACTCAAACCATTGTCTCATGGCATCGCTCAGTACCATCGGCAGCTGACCCAAATCCCTCACGATTACGTAGTACGGGAAGGGGAACACGTCCAGGTACGATTGCATGACGATCTGCGAACTGTCCTCTGTGAACAACGGCACTCGAACATCCATGATTGAATGCtggtaagaaaaaaaagtagagaaaaacaatatttcattAGCTAATTCTAGATGCA encodes:
- the LOC121592704 gene encoding DNA methyltransferase 1-associated protein 1; translation: MADVRDILELERPVTPELTKEALLNSKKRTVERKIVAKRPEGMHREVFALLYNDNKDAPPLLPTDTVSGYKKTKARLGMKKVRRWEWAPFVNPARTDGAVFHHWKRVTDEPKEYPFARFNKQLDIPTYTLNDYNAHLKTTKWTKQQTDHLFDLAKRFDVRFIIMCDRWERANYGIKSVEDLKERYYEVVGILNKVRNANGQGGVEKKVYVFDAEHERRRKEQLKKLFDRTSKQVEEEQQLLNELKKIEARKKERERKTQDLQKLISQADQQQTEHHQKEQQQHHSQTQPHGTQNTSHKKQDKKLNKKKIQQQPRTSKVDSVVSAVESAGIKFTDLRGTGVSLRSQKMKLPANVGQKKAKALEQALQEFKVDPNPPPVEDICVAFNELRSDMVLLCELRTALATCNFELESLKHQYEALCPGKTLNIPAALVNPPADDSAGGMDVEGSMV